The Neobacillus sp. OS1-2 genome includes a window with the following:
- a CDS encoding TetR family transcriptional regulator, with the protein MALNKDIIVEEALELLNEKGLESVSLRELAKRLGVKTPTLYWHVKNKASLLNELSERILRTKFSGIRQRTLDESWQEWLICLFNELRSAMLSYTDGARVVAGSHFSLTMSNVMEVAIRTLLTAGVSLRKSRLIVLTAQHFTIGHVIEEQTLPDSSLSQNFDMEQFTKDHPTIVAGIEEYFNSGRTADDLFNDGLRLIVKE; encoded by the coding sequence ATGGCACTTAATAAGGATATAATTGTGGAGGAAGCATTAGAATTACTGAATGAAAAAGGCTTAGAGAGTGTAAGTTTGCGCGAATTAGCGAAGAGACTTGGTGTCAAAACACCAACATTATATTGGCATGTTAAGAATAAAGCCAGTTTACTCAATGAATTATCAGAACGAATCTTACGAACAAAATTTTCCGGAATAAGGCAACGAACCCTTGACGAATCTTGGCAGGAGTGGCTTATATGCCTATTTAATGAGCTTCGTAGTGCTATGCTATCATACACAGATGGAGCGCGTGTTGTCGCAGGATCACACTTTTCCTTAACCATGTCTAACGTGATGGAGGTAGCAATACGGACGTTACTTACAGCAGGAGTGAGCTTACGAAAATCACGGTTAATTGTCTTGACAGCACAACACTTCACCATTGGACATGTAATTGAAGAACAAACTCTCCCTGACTCAAGTTTAAGTCAGAATTTCGATATGGAACAGTTCACCAAAGACCATCCCACTATAGTGGCTGGTATTGAAGAGTATTTCAATTCGGGTCGTACGGCAGATGACCTTTTTAATGACGGGTTGAGACTCATTGTTAAGGAGTAA
- the nhaC gene encoding Na+/H+ antiporter NhaC yields the protein MVHNQKVLEIKPIEAAFITALLMGMVGYLIIGMKVVPHIAIIAGISLLLGYGAVKKVSFRDLEVAMADGAKSGIAAVMIFFFIGILISSWMASGTIPTFIYLAVELVSGKFYYAIVFVVTAIIGLSIGSSLTTAATLGVAFVGASSALGISPVITAGAVVSGAFFGDKMSPLSDTTNLASSVAGADLFDHIKNMAWTTIPAFILSFIIYLFLSPGETDQRINQMGVIKEALNDLNLVHWYSVVPFIILSVLAAKKVSAIATLAASTLSALLISFFINGGVDGKGMFDLLYSGYVSESGIKEVDSMLSRGGMESMMFSISVILLALSMGGLLFRLGIIPALISLLQGLLTRVPLLISSTAGMAIAVNFILGEQYLSILLPGNAFKEHFKKAGLEPKHLSRVLEDAGTVVNPLVPWSVCGVFLSSVLGVSVTEYFPFALFCLFSPLITIFYGFTGITLPKNKQVARSIHPISKE from the coding sequence ATGGTTCATAATCAAAAGGTACTCGAAATTAAACCAATTGAAGCGGCATTTATTACTGCACTTTTAATGGGGATGGTTGGTTATCTTATTATTGGTATGAAAGTCGTTCCGCATATTGCGATTATCGCAGGGATTTCCCTGTTACTAGGATATGGTGCAGTAAAAAAAGTCAGCTTTAGAGATCTAGAAGTAGCGATGGCGGATGGAGCGAAATCCGGAATTGCTGCCGTGATGATATTCTTTTTTATTGGGATACTGATAAGCAGCTGGATGGCGAGTGGTACCATTCCGACATTTATCTATTTGGCGGTTGAGTTAGTTTCGGGAAAATTCTACTATGCTATTGTTTTTGTGGTAACAGCTATAATTGGCTTAAGTATTGGAAGTTCCCTAACAACAGCTGCGACCTTGGGTGTGGCTTTTGTTGGAGCAAGCTCGGCACTAGGTATCTCGCCCGTGATTACGGCTGGAGCAGTTGTTTCAGGCGCATTCTTTGGCGATAAAATGTCACCTTTATCGGATACGACTAACCTTGCGTCTAGTGTGGCTGGGGCAGACTTATTTGATCATATAAAAAATATGGCATGGACAACGATCCCGGCATTCATCCTATCATTCATCATTTATCTCTTTCTTTCACCAGGGGAAACAGATCAGAGGATTAACCAAATGGGGGTCATTAAAGAAGCGCTAAATGATCTGAACCTTGTTCATTGGTACTCTGTTGTGCCATTCATCATCCTTTCTGTACTGGCGGCTAAAAAGGTTTCGGCCATTGCTACGCTGGCTGCTAGTACATTGTCTGCGCTTTTAATTTCATTTTTTATAAATGGCGGAGTGGATGGTAAAGGAATGTTCGATTTACTCTACTCTGGTTATGTATCAGAGAGTGGTATAAAAGAAGTGGATTCCATGCTTTCACGTGGTGGAATGGAAAGTATGATGTTCAGTATTTCAGTAATCCTGCTTGCTTTAAGCATGGGTGGTTTGCTCTTCCGCCTTGGGATTATTCCGGCACTCATATCACTATTACAAGGATTATTAACTCGTGTTCCCTTATTAATTAGTTCGACAGCTGGAATGGCTATTGCGGTTAACTTTATCCTGGGGGAGCAATATCTGTCGATCCTTTTACCTGGAAATGCCTTTAAAGAGCATTTCAAAAAAGCAGGTTTGGAACCGAAGCATTTATCACGTGTGTTAGAGGATGCGGGTACGGTTGTGAATCCACTCGTACCATGGAGTGTGTGTGGGGTATTTTTATCTTCAGTGCTTGGAGTATCCGTTACAGAATACTTTCCTTTTGCGCTATTCTGCTTATTTTCACCATTGATTACCATTTTTTATGGCTTTACTGGCATTACACTTCCTAAAAACAAACAAGTTGCACGTTCTATTCATCCAATTTCAAAGGAATGA
- a CDS encoding MFS transporter has protein sequence MTAILLVIIYLAFISLGLPDSLLGAAWPVMQSDLGAPLETAGFLFMTIAGGTIISSLFSGKLLKRFGTGNVTFVSVLMTAGALLGFYFAPSVVWFVICAIPLGLGAGAVDTGLNDYVAINYKAHHMSWLHCFWGVGATLGPIIMAQFIMGENAWRSGYFVISGLQFALVILLLFTLPLWNRVTKSHITVKGVAKETNEVIHVEEEKDLKPLQIKGVKLALTSFLFYCGVEATLGLWGSSFLVNVKGVSAATAAGWVSLYYAGITVGRFLTGFITFKMTNRTLIRGGQVMALFGAIILILPLPAIFSLIGFIIVGVGLAPIFPCMLHETPTRFGKKHSQTIMGYQMAVAYTGTTFLPPLLGFIASHSTIGIFPMYLLTFVAVMLLSSEKLNSLLKMKILGKRNDSSSNVMS, from the coding sequence GTGACAGCAATCCTTTTAGTCATCATTTATTTGGCTTTTATTAGCTTAGGTTTACCTGATTCATTGTTGGGGGCAGCTTGGCCCGTCATGCAATCGGACTTAGGGGCGCCACTTGAAACAGCCGGATTCCTTTTTATGACCATTGCAGGTGGTACCATCATCTCCAGTTTATTTAGTGGGAAATTACTGAAACGGTTCGGAACGGGCAATGTCACCTTTGTCAGCGTCTTAATGACTGCTGGTGCATTACTAGGGTTTTATTTTGCTCCATCGGTCGTTTGGTTTGTGATATGTGCGATCCCGCTTGGATTAGGGGCAGGAGCTGTTGATACAGGATTAAACGATTATGTGGCTATCAACTATAAGGCACATCATATGAGTTGGTTACATTGCTTTTGGGGGGTCGGAGCTACTCTTGGTCCTATTATTATGGCTCAGTTTATTATGGGAGAGAACGCTTGGAGAAGTGGGTATTTTGTTATTTCCGGTCTCCAGTTTGCTTTAGTCATTCTTCTTCTCTTCACTTTGCCTTTATGGAACAGAGTGACAAAAAGCCATATTACCGTAAAAGGAGTGGCTAAAGAGACAAATGAAGTTATACATGTTGAAGAGGAGAAGGATCTAAAACCTTTACAAATTAAAGGGGTGAAATTGGCTCTTACATCTTTCTTGTTTTATTGTGGAGTTGAAGCAACTCTAGGACTCTGGGGAAGTAGTTTCTTGGTAAATGTTAAAGGGGTAAGTGCCGCAACTGCTGCCGGTTGGGTTTCCTTGTATTACGCGGGAATAACAGTAGGTCGATTTCTTACAGGCTTTATTACGTTTAAAATGACGAACCGTACACTGATTCGTGGAGGCCAAGTCATGGCATTATTTGGTGCCATTATTCTAATCTTACCATTACCAGCTATTTTCTCACTTATTGGTTTTATTATTGTTGGGGTAGGATTAGCACCCATTTTTCCGTGTATGTTACATGAGACGCCCACACGTTTTGGAAAAAAACACTCTCAGACCATAATGGGTTATCAAATGGCGGTTGCTTATACAGGCACGACATTCTTGCCTCCCCTCCTAGGCTTCATTGCGTCTCATTCAACCATTGGAATCTTCCCGATGTATCTACTAACTTTTGTTGCAGTGATGCTACTAAGCTCTGAAAAGTTAAACAGTTTACTGAAAATGAAGATTTTAGGAAAGAGGAACGACTCAAGTTCGAATGTAATGTCATGA
- a CDS encoding tyrosine-type recombinase/integrase, with product MNTDTIKYIPDEVWEQILDNLPQLNPIYVPILLVLEASGFRISDTLLLKKDCLDLRKDGWWLVGDIRKVNYKDHKVPITEEIAAVIKAQITLVEKYSNDSNPEGFLFPNPTGKRKGLPITQTVFNDNINILAHRYNITDLSGEIFRIKNHAFRHRYGVKMINNGMNILHLQKLMAHASPEMTLVYAQKKDNTLRTEWAKAVNNGAVRLSLNGSVIDANLEDQAKENGLELEWIRHNMDSIRLDHGFCIKSPKLSCDFLDQTLEPPCIKNNCRSFHVDQTFLNYYKEQIAKIESDIEIYKKTNSIRSIELIQPKLQRYKDIAASLEGGNGIQGLSKERREYKVDERNEVHFHDQ from the coding sequence ATAAATACGGATACGATAAAATACATTCCAGATGAGGTTTGGGAGCAAATACTGGACAACCTTCCTCAACTAAACCCGATATACGTCCCAATTCTCTTGGTTTTAGAAGCATCAGGATTTCGTATATCTGACACCCTTCTATTAAAAAAGGACTGTCTTGATCTCAGAAAGGACGGCTGGTGGTTGGTCGGCGATATCCGTAAAGTGAATTATAAGGATCACAAAGTACCTATTACGGAAGAAATCGCTGCAGTTATCAAAGCCCAAATTACCCTCGTAGAGAAATACTCTAATGATTCAAATCCTGAAGGCTTTCTATTTCCTAATCCTACTGGAAAAAGGAAGGGATTGCCTATTACACAGACTGTTTTCAATGACAATATTAATATTTTAGCCCACAGGTACAACATAACGGACCTATCTGGAGAAATTTTCCGTATCAAAAACCACGCCTTTCGGCATCGGTATGGAGTCAAAATGATTAATAACGGAATGAATATCCTTCATCTGCAAAAACTTATGGCACATGCAAGTCCTGAAATGACCCTTGTGTATGCACAAAAAAAAGACAATACATTGAGAACCGAGTGGGCAAAAGCTGTTAATAATGGCGCTGTCAGGCTTTCTCTAAACGGCTCCGTCATTGATGCGAATTTGGAAGACCAAGCAAAAGAAAATGGCTTAGAATTGGAATGGATCCGTCATAATATGGACTCAATCCGCCTAGATCACGGATTTTGTATCAAAAGCCCCAAATTATCTTGTGACTTCTTAGACCAAACGCTGGAACCACCTTGCATCAAAAATAACTGCCGGAGCTTTCATGTGGACCAAACATTTCTGAATTATTATAAGGAACAGATTGCGAAGATCGAATCCGATATTGAGATTTATAAAAAGACTAATAGCATCAGGTCTATAGAATTAATCCAGCCTAAATTACAACGTTATAAAGACATTGCTGCCTCACTTGAAGGTGGTAATGGCATACAAGGATTAAGTAAGGAACGAAGAGAATATAAAGTGGATGAAAGAAATGAGGTGCATTTCCATGACCAATAA
- a CDS encoding GPP34 family phosphoprotein — MENLSISQRYLLLSLNEKGGIAPIGSMRVRSYLIASGILELILEDVILLSDNQMTIKQELPSDKGYLRLVYHKIFDEKSNHLKKLSRDLVTNRKLFKELFHSIGDTLVELNIVTKTSGGIVGQATQFVGGEKSKKQIVEQIRAELLEEGPVSTDTIVLSGLLIGNHTINHYFSEFEEKELKDKISELRKDPANKEIFAMIEGISHTITTIIASVG, encoded by the coding sequence GTGGAAAATTTAAGTATTTCTCAAAGGTATTTATTGTTATCATTAAATGAAAAGGGCGGCATTGCTCCTATCGGGAGTATGCGCGTTCGGTCCTATTTGATTGCGAGTGGTATTTTGGAACTTATTCTGGAGGATGTAATTTTACTGTCAGATAATCAAATGACAATAAAACAAGAATTACCAAGTGACAAAGGGTATTTACGTTTAGTCTATCATAAGATTTTTGATGAAAAATCCAACCATTTAAAAAAGTTATCAAGAGATCTGGTTACAAATCGAAAGCTTTTCAAGGAATTATTTCACTCGATTGGTGATACTTTAGTTGAACTAAATATTGTCACCAAAACTAGCGGTGGCATTGTAGGACAGGCCACTCAATTTGTCGGTGGTGAAAAGTCAAAGAAGCAGATTGTGGAACAAATTCGTGCCGAGCTATTAGAAGAAGGGCCCGTTTCAACAGATACTATTGTTTTATCAGGTTTATTAATTGGAAATCACACAATCAATCATTATTTTAGCGAGTTTGAAGAAAAGGAGCTTAAAGATAAAATCTCCGAACTTCGTAAGGACCCTGCTAACAAAGAAATATTTGCAATGATAGAGGGTATTTCACACACAATTACCACTATTATTGCTTCTGTTGGTTAA
- a CDS encoding DUF3888 domain-containing protein — MNIRKFLIIFFIVALILTNQPILSSAQIQNKNFCETVKFALIASLMPTINQTLEKIYKRPTQWAGAGTEVLNIKQLYGIGGAYRVKLRVHTYEGAHNPPYGVDTITIEVGPDGPKVINYIHKEEKVE, encoded by the coding sequence ATGAATATACGAAAATTCCTTATTATTTTTTTTATTGTCGCATTAATATTAACAAATCAACCTATATTGTCCAGTGCACAGATCCAAAATAAAAACTTTTGTGAAACTGTAAAATTTGCCCTAATAGCAAGCCTAATGCCTACTATTAATCAAACTTTAGAGAAAATTTACAAAAGACCTACACAATGGGCTGGTGCTGGAACTGAAGTCTTGAATATAAAGCAATTATATGGGATAGGTGGGGCTTATAGGGTAAAGTTGAGAGTACATACCTATGAGGGTGCTCACAATCCACCTTATGGAGTAGATACTATTACTATCGAAGTAGGACCAGATGGACCAAAGGTAATCAATTATATTCATAAAGAGGAAAAGGTTGAATAA
- a CDS encoding VOC family protein, translated as MKIEHVAIWVNDLEGMRDFYETYFHCKSNTKYHNKEKKFESYFLTFESGVRLEIMRKDGVNQHGNGVHLGWAHIAISLGSRESVNQLTERLKNEGYPLINGPRVTGDGYYESVIEDPEGNLIELTV; from the coding sequence TTGAAAATCGAGCATGTGGCTATCTGGGTCAATGATTTGGAAGGCATGAGGGATTTTTATGAAACATATTTTCATTGTAAGTCAAACACTAAATATCATAATAAGGAAAAGAAGTTTGAATCTTACTTTCTAACTTTTGAGTCAGGTGTCCGATTAGAGATTATGCGCAAAGACGGGGTAAACCAGCATGGCAATGGTGTGCATTTGGGATGGGCACATATTGCGATCTCTCTGGGGAGCAGGGAATCCGTTAATCAACTAACAGAGAGATTAAAAAATGAAGGTTACCCTCTTATTAACGGTCCTCGTGTTACTGGAGACGGGTATTACGAGAGTGTTATTGAAGACCCTGAAGGAAATCTTATTGAGTTAACTGTTTAG
- a CDS encoding recombinase family protein — MKFGYARVSTQDQSLSLQIDALNHYEVEQIFEEKESGKRKNRPELDELLKVLRRGDTVVVYKLDRISRSTKHLIELMEQFETKGIHFVSIQDKIDTTTAMGRFFFRMLANIAELERDIISERTKDGLAAARSRGRNGGRPKVESKKVILATKMYESKDYSLSQIKEATGIGATTLYRYLGKKERSNKEV; from the coding sequence TTGAAATTTGGATATGCACGGGTAAGTACGCAAGATCAGTCATTGTCATTACAGATTGATGCTTTGAATCATTATGAAGTGGAACAAATTTTTGAAGAAAAAGAATCAGGAAAGAGGAAAAATCGTCCCGAATTGGACGAGCTTCTTAAAGTTCTGCGTAGGGGAGATACAGTGGTTGTCTATAAATTAGATCGTATCAGTCGGAGTACCAAACATTTAATTGAACTCATGGAACAGTTTGAAACAAAAGGAATCCATTTCGTGTCTATTCAAGATAAAATTGACACAACAACAGCTATGGGTCGATTCTTTTTCAGAATGTTGGCCAACATAGCTGAATTAGAACGGGATATCATTAGTGAACGAACGAAAGATGGGCTGGCAGCAGCTAGATCTAGGGGAAGAAATGGAGGTAGACCGAAGGTTGAATCAAAAAAAGTCATACTTGCCACGAAGATGTATGAAAGTAAAGACTACTCCTTATCTCAAATTAAAGAAGCCACAGGAATAGGAGCAACAACGTTATATCGTTACTTAGGAAAGAAAGAAAGATCCAACAAGGAGGTGTAA
- a CDS encoding recombinase family protein produces the protein MIYGYARVSTQDQNLDTQIEQLTKFGVDEIVKEKISGVSKQKQQLDELLSKIVTGDTLVVTRMDRLGRNTVQLLQLVEQLRERDIHFVILNLGIDTRTPTGKFFLTVMAAFSELDREMIKEKQRSGIKLAKQKGKYRGRVKKYTDKHQGMNHAIELRNTTDKTVKEICTITGISQAAFYRKQKEMEEVKI, from the coding sequence ATGATTTATGGATATGCCCGGGTAAGTACACAAGACCAAAACCTTGATACCCAAATTGAACAACTCACAAAATTTGGAGTAGACGAAATTGTAAAGGAGAAAATCAGTGGTGTTTCTAAACAGAAGCAACAATTAGATGAACTTCTTTCCAAGATTGTTACTGGTGATACCTTAGTTGTAACTCGAATGGATCGTCTCGGTCGAAACACAGTTCAACTACTGCAATTAGTTGAACAACTTCGAGAAAGAGACATACACTTTGTTATTTTAAACTTGGGAATTGATACCAGAACGCCAACTGGTAAATTCTTTTTAACAGTAATGGCAGCCTTTAGTGAACTAGATCGAGAAATGATTAAAGAGAAGCAACGTTCAGGAATTAAATTGGCCAAGCAAAAGGGGAAATATCGAGGAAGAGTTAAAAAATATACAGATAAGCATCAAGGTATGAATCATGCAATTGAATTACGAAATACAACAGATAAAACCGTAAAGGAAATATGTACAATTACAGGAATCAGTCAGGCAGCATTTTATCGCAAGCAGAAGGAAATGGAAGAAGTAAAAATATAG
- a CDS encoding class I SAM-dependent methyltransferase → MTKLKRDIANKGNYGIDAPNVVINLSLIGIILLIVTIFIFRFNGIVWTALFILLLLGGTVCLLEAIMMIWSSKKGKGYVVKKMIEQLNIKENDLVLDVGCGRGFVLHSLAKQLSNGKVIGIDVWNTKDQSGNNPNVTLQNAEKEGIQERVEIINADARDLPFEANTFDVIASSLAIHNISNKNERQKAIEEMVRVLKVNGHVAILDFQYIEEYSHMFKKAGLKDIMISKLYFSMFPPVRIVTGIKK, encoded by the coding sequence ATGACCAAATTAAAGCGAGATATTGCAAATAAAGGGAATTATGGTATAGATGCACCTAATGTCGTGATAAATTTATCATTGATTGGGATAATCCTGTTAATCGTCACCATTTTTATTTTTCGTTTCAATGGTATTGTCTGGACTGCATTATTTATTCTTCTTCTCCTTGGTGGAACCGTTTGTTTACTAGAGGCAATAATGATGATTTGGAGTAGCAAAAAAGGAAAAGGATATGTGGTAAAAAAGATGATTGAACAGTTAAATATTAAAGAAAACGATCTTGTTCTTGACGTAGGGTGCGGTAGAGGATTTGTTTTACATTCATTAGCAAAACAATTATCAAATGGAAAAGTGATAGGAATAGATGTTTGGAATACCAAAGACCAATCAGGAAATAACCCGAACGTAACTTTACAAAATGCGGAAAAAGAGGGAATTCAAGAACGTGTAGAAATTATAAACGCCGATGCCCGAGATTTACCATTTGAAGCGAATACATTCGATGTTATTGCTTCAAGTCTTGCCATTCATAATATAAGTAATAAAAATGAAAGACAAAAAGCCATTGAAGAAATGGTTCGGGTATTAAAAGTAAATGGTCATGTTGCCATACTTGATTTTCAATATATTGAAGAATACTCCCACATGTTTAAGAAGGCTGGTCTAAAAGATATAATGATTTCAAAACTGTATTTTTCAATGTTTCCTCCAGTGAGAATCGTTACTGGGATTAAAAAATAA
- a CDS encoding fumarylacetoacetate hydrolase family protein codes for MSLKLVNNIFCVGRNYAAHAKKLNNDVPKFPMIFSKPTHALVEAAGQEIVLPGNRGSIHFETEIVIKIGRPYEKGMEVDEIVESMAIGIDFTLRDVQSELKKKGHPWLLAKGFPNSAIVSRFIPFPGVNLVKETFFSLQKNGAIVQQGNSENMIFDLQTIIEYITQNFGLGEGDIIYTGTPEGVGPVIDNDHLVLKWGDSVLGECKIKMPKR; via the coding sequence ATGTCGTTGAAATTGGTGAATAACATTTTCTGTGTTGGGCGTAATTACGCTGCCCATGCAAAAAAACTAAATAATGATGTACCTAAATTTCCCATGATTTTCTCCAAGCCGACACATGCCTTGGTAGAAGCAGCAGGTCAGGAGATTGTGCTTCCTGGGAATCGTGGTTCCATTCACTTTGAAACAGAAATTGTGATCAAAATCGGGAGACCGTATGAAAAGGGTATGGAAGTAGATGAGATTGTTGAGAGTATGGCAATTGGAATTGATTTCACCTTGCGGGATGTTCAAAGTGAATTGAAGAAAAAGGGCCATCCATGGCTGCTGGCAAAAGGCTTCCCGAACTCAGCGATTGTGAGTCGGTTTATTCCATTTCCTGGTGTTAACCTAGTAAAGGAGACTTTTTTTTCTCTTCAAAAAAATGGAGCGATCGTTCAGCAGGGGAATAGTGAAAACATGATTTTTGATTTGCAGACCATTATTGAGTACATCACACAAAATTTTGGATTAGGGGAAGGGGATATCATTTATACTGGAACCCCAGAAGGTGTAGGTCCAGTGATCGACAACGATCATTTAGTTTTAAAGTGGGGGGATTCGGTGCTGGGTGAGTGTAAAATAAAGATGCCTAAAAGATAA
- a CDS encoding DUF6262 family protein — protein sequence MTNKRPDTAGLLKNAAEKKEKSLKRVEDSIREMVKNQKRINFQIVAVHSGVSKTYLYINKDIKNRIITLRNQQEGISNPKQVKRNMTENSKDIIIESLRRKVKELTKERDELREQIKHNLGKYYADL from the coding sequence ATGACCAATAAGAGGCCAGATACAGCAGGATTGTTAAAAAACGCTGCGGAGAAAAAAGAAAAATCGCTCAAAAGGGTTGAAGATTCTATAAGGGAAATGGTGAAAAATCAAAAGCGAATCAATTTTCAAATCGTAGCTGTTCATTCAGGGGTATCCAAAACCTACCTTTATATAAACAAAGATATCAAAAATAGGATTATAACCCTTCGAAATCAACAAGAAGGTATATCCAATCCAAAGCAGGTAAAAAGAAATATGACCGAGAATTCCAAGGATATCATAATTGAAAGTTTGAGGCGGAAGGTCAAGGAATTGACAAAAGAACGAGATGAACTAAGAGAACAAATAAAACATAATTTAGGGAAATATTACGCTGATTTATAA
- a CDS encoding MerR family transcriptional regulator: MARRRSLDDILQSEYISIGELARITDSRYSTLKYYTEANLIPFEQEDENLTRRYPREASVKRLETIKRLKSSGMSISEISDWIMNNDS, from the coding sequence GTGGCGAGAAGACGTTCATTAGATGATATTCTTCAATCTGAATATATATCTATAGGGGAACTAGCTCGAATAACGGATTCAAGATATAGCACATTAAAATATTACACTGAGGCAAACTTAATTCCGTTTGAGCAAGAAGATGAAAATTTAACACGAAGATATCCAAGAGAAGCGTCTGTTAAAAGACTTGAGACAATTAAACGTTTAAAAAGTTCTGGAATGTCCATCTCGGAAATTAGTGATTGGATCATGAATAATGATTCGTAG
- a CDS encoding Ger(x)C family spore germination protein produces the protein MNPSKIFAYIHRSCCLLLMTITLSGCWDYKDINHRILPVTMGIMKVDEDYKVFLKIPETELQTAKMKIVSAKGATITQAVDNLSRNMEGSVDLLHIKVILFDRALAEQGVKDIISGFIRSRDIPNNALVAICNEDLANFFFKTKKGVTTYDFFEKNAGWTPEIALTRVWEVYRGIHSSTHDVAIPIIQTGKGTPLEQIGSAIIKRGKMVDQISSEETLLFNAFKGESTLGDIEVSDHASVMIVSNDIDNKAKLIEKTPYMQSRISLKVVLMETNGNPPLNVLKKELSEILTNRFNQLFSKIQKREADIFGLGQFYRNEIPPKELENWRTNYLPNMKMDMQFHIDIENEGFLK, from the coding sequence ATGAATCCATCTAAAATATTCGCTTATATTCATCGTAGCTGTTGTCTACTATTGATGACCATAACATTAAGTGGATGTTGGGATTATAAAGATATCAATCATCGAATTCTTCCTGTAACCATGGGGATTATGAAAGTGGACGAAGATTACAAGGTGTTTCTAAAGATCCCTGAAACAGAATTACAAACAGCGAAAATGAAAATTGTATCGGCAAAAGGAGCAACAATAACTCAAGCGGTCGACAACCTTTCCAGAAATATGGAGGGCAGTGTGGATTTGCTACATATAAAGGTAATATTGTTTGACAGAGCTCTTGCAGAGCAAGGTGTAAAAGACATTATATCTGGTTTCATTCGGTCACGTGATATTCCAAATAACGCCTTAGTAGCCATTTGTAATGAGGATTTGGCTAATTTCTTCTTTAAGACAAAAAAAGGAGTGACTACATACGATTTTTTTGAAAAAAATGCCGGATGGACTCCTGAAATCGCCCTTACCCGGGTATGGGAAGTTTACCGCGGTATCCATTCCTCTACACATGATGTTGCAATTCCCATCATTCAAACAGGAAAAGGCACCCCTCTGGAACAAATTGGATCAGCAATCATTAAAAGAGGGAAAATGGTGGACCAAATTAGCTCCGAAGAAACCCTTTTATTTAATGCTTTTAAAGGAGAAAGTACGCTAGGAGATATTGAAGTCTCGGATCATGCCTCCGTAATGATTGTCAGTAATGACATTGATAATAAAGCCAAATTGATTGAAAAAACACCCTATATGCAAAGCAGAATCAGTTTGAAGGTTGTGCTAATGGAAACGAATGGAAATCCACCCCTTAATGTACTAAAAAAGGAACTAAGTGAGATTCTTACTAATCGGTTTAACCAACTATTTTCTAAAATACAAAAAAGGGAAGCTGATATTTTCGGATTAGGGCAGTTCTATCGAAACGAGATTCCACCAAAAGAATTAGAAAATTGGAGAACCAATTATCTTCCTAATATGAAAATGGATATGCAGTTCCATATTGACATTGAAAATGAAGGATTTTTAAAATAG
- a CDS encoding cupredoxin domain-containing protein yields MSVKKRFTGWVALIALILVVSTPGSLNVFAESGDGTQPMETVKTIEVKLNDDYFNPKVITISNGTTTTLILRNKGVKEHTFTVDKLGIDAEIQPRKEKTITIKPNKPGTYELICRYHFQEGMVGKVLVK; encoded by the coding sequence ATGTCTGTGAAAAAGCGATTCACAGGATGGGTCGCATTGATTGCGTTGATCTTGGTTGTGTCGACTCCTGGCTCACTCAACGTATTTGCTGAATCAGGCGACGGAACACAGCCTATGGAGACAGTGAAAACGATTGAGGTCAAGTTGAACGATGATTACTTTAATCCGAAAGTCATCACTATTTCCAATGGAACAACCACAACGTTGATTTTGAGAAATAAAGGGGTAAAAGAGCACACCTTTACGGTGGACAAGCTCGGAATTGATGCCGAGATTCAGCCAAGAAAAGAAAAAACGATTACGATTAAACCGAATAAGCCTGGTACATATGAACTGATATGTCGGTACCACTTCCAGGAAGGAATGGTTGGAAAAGTACTAGTCAAATAA